Proteins found in one Brachypodium distachyon strain Bd21 chromosome 5, Brachypodium_distachyon_v3.0, whole genome shotgun sequence genomic segment:
- the LOC100837757 gene encoding formin-like protein 3 isoform X3 — protein sequence MSLLSRFFYKRPPDGLLEFIDRIYVFDSCFCTEVLPHGMYPVYLNGILTVLHEEHTESSFLAINFRDGYKRSQLADILHEYNIPVIDYPRHFEGCPVLPLSLIHHFLRVCEHWLSTGNSQNIILLHCERGGWPSLAFLLSCFLIFKKLHSAENKTLDIVYREAPKGFLQLFSALNPMPSQLRYMQYVARRNISPEWPPMERALSLDCLILRAIPNFDSDNGCRPLIRIFGRNLLGKNASMTDMIFSMPKKKSLRHYRQEDCDVIKVDIQCPVQGDVVLECVHLDLDPEKEVMMFRIMFNTAFIRSNVLMLNIDDVDILWGSKERYPRNFRAEVLFCEIGGMSPPRAPTATLNGDMKGGLPIEAFSAVQELFNGVEWMENSDNAAFWLLKEFSTNSLQEKFQKLILSDMKELSKFQAKVGLQMPVMSPLDSDEEKYSVASDSISSADYEKVQHGGNSSDSENIDRALSTEDSDSIATSSVNTSSPPHGRSSSLSTEQNLLPAEPQQELPNSRQPPPSTENGHKPVSSLLEAPTAANGSKPIFSAPPPPPPPPPPPPPSGGKPVFLAPPLPPPQPPSGTKPVLLPVPPLPPPPPPPRISNASSPQPPPPPPPPLPNSQTGAPLSAPTLQPQQNVPCHPVPPPPPPPPQVHGIAKKCPPPPPPPPRPPPSSITSATAAATLSKAPPPPPPPPPGAPSPPPPPPLPAGAVQRTPPAPPPPPLMTGKKAPAPPPPPPQAPKPPGTVPPPPTLPKGTGESGPPYPPSSKIANAPAPPPLGRGRAAIGSVKGRGIGLAHQSNPPKKASLKPLHWVKVTRAMQGSLWADAQNQGNQARAPDIDLSELETLFSTAVASNASEKGGTKRGLATSKPEIVHLVDMRRANNCEIMLTKIKMPLPDMISAILALDTSVLDNDQVENLIKFCPTNEEIEMLKNYNGNKEMLGKCEQFFLELMKVPRVESKLRVFAFRIAFSTQMS from the exons TGCTGGAATTCATTGATAGGATCTACG TTTTTGATTCATGCTTCTGCACTGAAGTTTTGCCGCATGGAATGTACCCAGTCTATTTAAATGGGATTCTTACAGTGTTGCATGAAGAACACACAGAGTCTTCTTTTTTGGCGATTAACTTCAGAGATGGGTATAAGAGAAGCCAGCTTGCTGATATTCTGCATGAATACAATATTCCAGTAATTGACTACCCACGTCATTTTGAAGGCTGCCCAGTGCTTCCGCTGTCTCTTATTCATCATTTCCTTCGTGTTTGTGAACACTGGTTATCTACAGGGAACAGCCAAAATATTATACTGCTCCATTGTGAGAGGGGGGGCTGGCCATCATTGGCATTTCTGTTATcttgttttcttattttcaAGAAGTTGCACAGTGCAGAAAATAAGACTCTGGACATTGTTTACCGCGAGGCCCCTAAAGGATTTCTACAGCTTTTTTCTGCACTCAACCCAATGCCGTCTCAGCTCCGATATATGCAATATGTAGCCAGAAGAAATATTTCTCCAGAGTGGCCTCCAATGGAGCGGGCACTCTCTTTGGATTGTCTGATTCTTCGAGCTATTCCAAATTTTGATTCGGATAATGGATGTAGGCCGTTAATCCGAATTTTTGGTAGAAATCTTCTTGGCAAGAATGCTAGCATGACTGACATGATTTTCTCTATGCCTAAGAAAAAGTCCTTGCGCCACTATCGGCAG GAGGACTGCGATGTGATAAAAGTTGATATACAATGTCCAGTCCAGGGAGATGTTGTTTTGGAGTGCGTACATCTTGATCTTGATCCAGAAAAGGAAGTAATGATGTTCCGGATAATGTTCAATACTGCCTTTATTCGTTCAAATGTGCTGATGCTTAACATTGATGATGTCGATATACTATGGGGCTCCAAAGAGCGGTACCCGAGGAATTTCAGAGCAGAG GTGCTGTTTTGTGAAATTGGGGGCATGTCTCCTCCAAGGGCTCCAACAGCAACATTGAACGGTGATATGAAAGGTGGCTTACCAATTGAAGCCTTTTCGGCCGTTCAAGAACTCTTCAATGGTGTTGAATGGATGGAAAACAGTGACAATGCTGCTTTTTGGTTGCTCAAAGAATTCTCAACAAACTCACTGCAAGAGAAATTTCAAAAGCTAATACTCAGCGACATGAAAGAGCTTTCAAAGTTCCAAGCTAAAGTTGGCCTGCAGATGCCAGTAATGTCTCCACTGGATTCTGATGAAGAAAAATATTCTGTGGCTTCTGATTCTATTTCTTCAGCCGATTATGAGAAGGTTCAACATGGCGGGAACTCATCAGACTCCGAGAATATCGACCGTGCTCTTAGCACTGAAGATTCAGACTCTATcg CTACTTCCTCAGTGAACACTTCATCTCCGCCTCATGGAAGATCTTCTAGCCTTTCAACTGAACAAAATCTCCTGCCAGCAGAGCCACAGCAGGAGTTGCCAAATAGcaggcagccgccgccatcaacTGAAAATGGACACAAACCTGTTTCCTCATTACTGGAGGCACCGACGGCAGCAAATGGAAGCAAACCTATTTTCtcagcaccaccaccgccgcctccgccaccgccaccgccaccaccaagtGGCGGCAAACCTGTCTTCTTGGCACCGCCGCTACCACCACCACAACCACCAAGTGGCACCAAACCTGTTTTGTTGCCAgtgccaccgctgccgccaccaccaccaccacctcggATTAGTAATGCATCTTCCCCAcagcctccacctccacctccgccacccCTGCCAAATTCTCAGACGGGAGCACCTCTATCTGCACCAACCCTGCAGCCACAGCAAAATGTTCCATGTCATCCAGTCCCaccccctccacctcctccaccccaAGTTCACGGAATAGCTAAAAAgtgccctccgccgcctccacccccACCCCGACCCCCTCCCTCTTCTATAACATCTgcaactgctgctgccacTCTGTCgaaagcaccacctccgccacctccacctccacctggTGCTCCAtccccacccccacctccaccatTGCCTGCAGGTGCTGTTCAAAGAACTCCTCcagcaccgccacctcctcccctgATGACAGGAAAGAAAGCTCCTGCACCTCCACCCCCTCCACCTCAAGCACCAAAACCTCCTGGAACTGTACCGCCTCCACCAACCTTGCCCAAAGGAACTGGTGAATCAGGTCCACCATATCCCCCAAGCTCGAAGATCGCAAATGCACCTGCACCACCTCCATTGGGAAGGGGAAGAGCAGCAATTGGATCGGTAAAAGGTCGTGGCATTGGATTGGCACATCAGAGTAACCCCCCAAAGAAAGCTTCATTAAAGCCTTTGCATTGGGTGAAAGTTACACGAGCAATGCAAGGAAGTCTCTGGGCGGATGCCCAAAATCAAGGGAATCAGGCTAG GGCTCCTGATATTGATTTATCTGAGTTGGAGACCTTATTTTCCACTGCCGTTGCATCTAATGCAAGTGAAAAAGGAGGAACAAAGCGTGGCTTAGCTACCAGCAAGCCAGAAATTGTTCACCTG GTTGATATGCGAAGAGCAAATAATTGTGAGATCATGCTTACCAAAATCAAAATGCCACTTCCTGATATGATT AGTGCAATCTTGGCTTTGGATACTTCTGTTCTTGATAATGACCAAGTGGAGAATCTCATTAAATTTTGCCCTACAAATGAAGAAATCGAGATGTTGAAG AACTATAACGGCAACAAAGAAATGCTTGGAAAGTGTGAACAG TTTTTCCTGGAGCTAATGAAAGTTCCTCGCGTGGAGTCCAAACTTAGAGTTTTTGCTTTCAGAATTGCATTCTCAACACAG ATGAGCTAA